Proteins from a genomic interval of Gossypium hirsutum isolate 1008001.06 chromosome A09, Gossypium_hirsutum_v2.1, whole genome shotgun sequence:
- the LOC107935123 gene encoding pectinesterase, whose translation MANNAIIGICAVFLVALVVAVVVGVTHIKNKNDGEEISSSNKAVQALCQPTNYKETCQKSLASSNSSDVKELIRTGFQAGLVEIKNVLARSVTVQELIKDENNKAALGVCQEVLDLAIDDFQKSFDMLGEYDMSKIGKYLLELKTWLSGAFTSQQTCIDSFAQSSNESSQKMQSILKTSMEITSNALAMLNGLSTIVKELNIPNVGNIDSTGFNRKLLSTEDMLEWISQADRKLLQAKPMDLKPNIVVAKDGSGKYDTINKALAEVPVKSPDRFVIHIKAGTYKEKINVTKQMTNVVFIGDGPTKTIITNDISVAKNPPVRTYRTATVGVDGAGFMAKDIGFDNSAGPEGHQAVAFRATADRVIMFNCHFTGYQDTLYAHRERQLYSNCLITGTVDFIFGDAASIFQNCMLIMRKPGPGQNCMVTAQGRNDLGTNSAIVLQNCTISGAPDYIPVKDTNKAYLGRPWKQFARSIIMQSQIDDIIQPEGYAPMTGTIGIDTSFIAEFGNRGPGADTSRRVAWKGIKKIDINEANKWTPRVYLESETWISSSGVPYSPDMVPGV comes from the exons ATGGCGAATAATGCTATTATTGGTATTTGTGCGGTGTTCCTGGTGGCCTTGGTGGTAGCCGTGGTGGTGGGTGTTACACACATCAAAAACAAGAACGATGGTGAAGAGATATCGAGTTCAAACAAAGCTGTGCAAGCCCTATGTCAACCCACGAATTATAAAGAGACATGCCAGAAAAGCTTGGCGTCGTCAAATTCTAGCGATGTTAAGGAGCTGATAAGGACAGGTTTCCAAGCCGGGCTAGTCGAGATAAAGAATGTGTTGGCCCGTTCAGTGACTGTCCAAGAGTTGATCAAGGATGAGAACAACAAAGCGGCACTTGGTGTTTGCCAAGAGGTGTTGGACTTAGCCATTGATGACTTTCAAAAGTCATTCGACATGCTAGGGGAATACGACATGAGCAAGATCGGAAAATACCTTTTGGAATTGAAGACCTGGCTAAGTGGTGCATTCACTAGTCAACAGACATGTATAGACTCATTCGCGCAATCAAGTAACGAATCATCGCAGAAGATGCAATCAATCTTGAAAACTAGCATGGAGATTACTAGCAATGCTTTAGCGATGCTTAATGGGTTATCCACCATCGTGAAAGAACTTAACATTCCAAATGTCGGCAACATCGACAGCACGGGGTTCAATCGTAAGCTTTTGTCGACTGAAGATATGCTTGAGTGGATTAGTCAAGCTGACCGGAAACTCCTTCAAGCAAAACCAATGGATTTGAAGCCTAACATTGTGGTTGCTAAAGATGGTAGCGGGAAATATGATACTATTAACAAGGCATTGGCTGAAGTCCCCGTGAAAAGTCCCGATCGATTTGTTATTCACATTAAGGCTGGTACCTACAAGGAAAAAATCAACGTGACCAAGCAGATGACTAATGTTGTATTCATCGGTGATGGCCCAACTAAGACCATCATCACAAATGACATTAGTGTCGCTAAGAATCCACCGGTTAGAACATACCGCACTGCAACTGTTG GTGTGGATGGAGCTGGTTTCATGGCTAAGGACATTGGATTCGATAACTCAGCAGGACCCGAAGGTCATCAAGCAGTGGCCTTCAGGGCCACTGCTGATAGGGTCATCATGTTCAACTGCCATTTCACTGGGTACCAAGACACTCTTTACGCTCACAGAGAGAGACAATTATATAGCAATTGTCTCATCACTGGAACGGTGGATTTCATCTTCGGGGATGCGGCGAGCATTTTCCAGAACTGTATGCTCATCATGAGAAAGCCAGGGCCTGGCCAAAATTGCATGGTTACTGCACAAGGAAGGAATGATCTTGGAACAAACTCAGCCATTGTGCTTCAAAACTGCACCATCTCGGGTGCCCCTGATTACATCCCAGTGAAGGATACGAACAAGGCGTACTTGGGGCGTCCCTGGAAACAATTCGCTAGGTCTATCATAATGCAATCTCAGATCGACGACATCATTCAACCAGAGGGTTATGCCCCCATGACAGGCACCATAGGAATAGACACTTCTTTCATTGCCGAGTTTGGAAACAGGGGACCCGGTGCCGATACCAGTCGTAGGGTAGCATGGAAAGGTATCAAAAAGATAGATATAAATGAAGCCAACAAATGGACTCCTCGCGTCTATCTCGAATCTGAGACTTGGATTTCGAGTTCCGGCGTTCCCTATAGTCCCGACATGGTCCCTGGAGTCTAA